In the genome of Oscillatoria salina IIICB1, one region contains:
- a CDS encoding DUF4336 domain-containing protein, with protein MNVPIMNVPLKNSQDLSWRYWFTLPIYPYGKRRTIRREVVKDTIWTFEQIQGIFYVVVPIRMTAVKMEQGGLLIYAPVAPTKECISLVNELEAEHGSVKYIILPTISGLEHKVFVGPFARKFPNAEVFVAPNQWSFPLNLPLSWLGFPSQRTQLLPEDSSQAVFADEFDYAILGSIALGPGSFEEVAFFHKRSRTLLVTDSVLSIPEDPPAIAQLDPYPLLFHAKDRASDLVVDNQANRRKGWQRIALFAMYFQPSVLETIPWTQVFTEASQAPDRSKKAYYGLFPFRWKPHWQRSFEALRGDGRLFVAPILQTLILNRAPQETLTWADRVANWDFQRIISCHLHSPIAARSQQFREAFSFLEKHSAVSAGLFNISTYPLPEEDFKLLQDIDKNLNKYGIVPPPKEKV; from the coding sequence ATGAATGTACCAATAATGAATGTACCGTTAAAGAATAGTCAAGATTTGTCCTGGCGTTATTGGTTTACTCTTCCTATTTATCCTTATGGTAAACGACGTACGATTCGCCGAGAAGTTGTTAAGGATACGATTTGGACTTTTGAACAAATTCAGGGAATTTTTTATGTAGTTGTGCCGATTCGCATGACTGCTGTCAAAATGGAACAAGGAGGATTGTTAATTTATGCCCCGGTTGCACCGACAAAAGAGTGTATCTCTTTGGTGAATGAATTAGAGGCAGAACATGGCTCTGTTAAGTATATTATTTTGCCAACAATTTCTGGTTTGGAACATAAAGTTTTTGTTGGTCCGTTTGCGAGAAAGTTTCCGAATGCAGAGGTGTTTGTTGCACCGAATCAATGGAGTTTCCCTCTGAATTTACCGCTAAGTTGGCTTGGTTTTCCGTCGCAACGCACCCAGTTACTTCCGGAAGATAGTAGTCAAGCTGTTTTTGCTGATGAGTTTGATTATGCTATTCTCGGTTCGATCGCCCTCGGACCAGGTAGTTTTGAGGAGGTGGCTTTTTTCCATAAGCGATCGCGTACTTTATTAGTAACAGATTCGGTGTTGTCGATACCTGAAGATCCTCCAGCGATCGCGCAATTAGATCCTTATCCTCTCTTATTTCATGCTAAAGATCGAGCCTCGGATCTCGTTGTCGATAATCAAGCTAACCGTCGCAAAGGATGGCAAAGGATCGCCTTATTTGCCATGTATTTCCAGCCTAGCGTCCTCGAAACCATTCCTTGGACTCAGGTATTCACAGAAGCTTCTCAAGCCCCAGATCGCTCAAAAAAGGCTTATTACGGCTTATTTCCCTTTCGATGGAAACCGCATTGGCAGCGATCGTTTGAGGCTTTGCGAGGTGACGGGCGTTTATTTGTGGCTCCAATTTTACAAACTCTGATTCTCAATCGCGCACCCCAGGAAACTCTTACTTGGGCTGACAGAGTAGCAAATTGGGACTTTCAACGCATTATTTCTTGTCACCTTCACTCACCAATTGCAGCCAGATCGCAGCAATTTCGAGAAGCTTTTTCTTTCCTGGAAAAACATTCTGCTGTCAGTGCAGGTTTGTTTAATATTAGTACTTATCCTTTACCAGAAGAAGATTTCAAATTGCTGCAAGATATTGATAAAAATCTTAATAAGTATGGCATTGTGCCGCCACCAAAAGAGAAAGTTTAG
- a CDS encoding RNA-guided endonuclease InsQ/TnpB family protein: MLVLEYKVKPKPQQVAAIEEAIRTSQFVRNKVLRFWMDNTGVGKAELFRYNTALRNEFEFVKDLNSHACQTAVERTLRAITRFYENCKQQKPGKKGYPKFKKHSRSVEYKVSGWKLDESTKKHITFTDKKGIGKLKLIGSRDIQYFQPEQIKRVRIVRRADGYYVQFSIKLDPRDTVKPLTPTQKAVGIDVGLKFFIADSQGNTEVVPQYYRKAEKHLNRLNRRKSNKYRKGKKTQSNNYHKARQRSAKKHLKVSRQREEFVKRVALRLIQSNDLVAYENLNVKGMVKNRRLAKSITDAGWSTFRQWLEYFADKYGKLAIAVPPHNTSQNCSNCGEKVEKSLSTRTHVCHHCRFVCDRDWNAAINILQKALYIVGRTKIYASGETSSWLVGEILLANEDSLNEESTSL, translated from the coding sequence ATGTTGGTCTTGGAGTACAAGGTTAAGCCAAAGCCACAACAAGTAGCTGCCATTGAAGAGGCGATTCGGACAAGTCAGTTTGTGCGAAATAAAGTGCTTCGCTTCTGGATGGATAACACAGGTGTAGGTAAAGCTGAACTCTTTAGATACAACACAGCATTAAGAAATGAGTTTGAATTTGTCAAAGACTTAAACTCCCATGCTTGTCAAACTGCGGTTGAAAGAACACTGAGAGCAATTACTCGCTTTTACGAGAATTGTAAACAACAAAAACCAGGAAAAAAGGGCTATCCAAAGTTCAAGAAGCACTCACGCTCTGTAGAGTACAAAGTTTCGGGTTGGAAGTTGGACGAAAGCACCAAGAAGCATATCACCTTTACCGACAAAAAAGGAATAGGGAAACTAAAACTAATTGGTTCTAGAGACATTCAATACTTTCAGCCAGAGCAAATTAAACGGGTCAGAATTGTCAGGAGAGCAGACGGATATTATGTCCAATTCTCGATTAAATTAGACCCCAGAGATACCGTAAAACCTTTAACTCCTACTCAGAAGGCTGTAGGAATTGATGTGGGTTTGAAGTTTTTCATTGCTGATAGTCAGGGGAATACAGAAGTAGTTCCTCAATACTATAGAAAAGCAGAAAAACATCTTAATAGACTCAACCGTAGAAAATCAAATAAGTACCGCAAAGGCAAAAAAACGCAGTCCAATAATTATCACAAAGCAAGACAGCGATCTGCCAAAAAGCATTTAAAAGTAAGTAGGCAACGAGAAGAGTTCGTCAAGAGAGTGGCACTCCGTTTAATCCAATCTAACGATTTGGTCGCCTATGAAAATTTGAATGTCAAAGGCATGGTGAAGAATCGTCGTCTAGCTAAATCGATAACGGACGCAGGATGGTCAACTTTCCGTCAATGGTTAGAATACTTTGCAGACAAATATGGGAAATTAGCCATTGCTGTCCCTCCCCATAATACTTCTCAAAACTGCTCCAACTGTGGAGAGAAAGTAGAAAAATCTCTATCGACGAGAACTCATGTTTGTCATCATTGTAGGTTTGTTTGCGACCGGGACTGGAACGCGGCGATAAACATTCTGCAAAAAGCTTTATATATCGTGGGGCGCACGAAAATCTACGCTTCAGGAGAAACTTCCTCTTGGTTGGTTGGAGAAATCCTGTTAGCCAACGAAGATTCGTTGAATGAAGAATCCACGTCCTTATAG
- a CDS encoding histidine kinase, whose protein sequence is MQNKSTSSSGYELPSQRQGKHRIYMGMAPGVGKTYRMLEEAKELREQGFDVVIGLLETHGREETAEAAAGLEIIPRQQIQRGNISLTEMDTDAIIERQPQLVLIDELAHTNVPGSRREKRYQDVEIVLEAGIDVFSTVNIQHLESLNDLVAKITGVVVRERIPDRILDEADEVVVVDVTPETLEERLQEGKIYAPEKIEQSLRNFFQRRNLVALRELALREVADNLEEIAESQTPKDKYCSVHERVMVCVSTYPHSSQLLRRGARLASQMRARLYALYVANPDRFLTKDEGVYLEICEQYCREFGGEFIRVNSTNIPKAIADTAHRYHITQVVVGQTQRSRWDLFLHSSPVQNLMKYLQDVDIHIIATDKG, encoded by the coding sequence ATGCAAAATAAATCTACTTCTTCTAGTGGTTACGAACTTCCTAGTCAACGCCAAGGCAAACATCGAATCTACATGGGAATGGCGCCTGGAGTTGGAAAAACTTACCGTATGCTTGAAGAAGCAAAAGAACTACGAGAACAAGGGTTTGATGTGGTGATTGGGTTACTGGAAACTCATGGACGGGAGGAAACAGCAGAAGCAGCAGCAGGGTTAGAAATTATTCCTCGGCAACAGATTCAAAGAGGAAATATTTCCCTCACGGAAATGGATACAGATGCCATTATTGAGCGTCAACCACAATTAGTTTTAATTGATGAATTGGCGCATACGAATGTCCCTGGTTCCCGAAGAGAAAAGCGTTATCAAGATGTAGAAATCGTCTTAGAAGCGGGTATTGATGTCTTTTCAACGGTTAATATTCAACACTTAGAAAGTCTCAACGATTTGGTTGCTAAAATTACAGGGGTTGTGGTCAGAGAAAGGATTCCTGACCGTATTTTAGATGAAGCAGATGAAGTGGTGGTGGTGGATGTTACCCCAGAAACTTTAGAGGAAAGATTGCAAGAAGGTAAGATTTATGCACCGGAAAAAATTGAACAATCTCTGCGAAATTTCTTTCAAAGACGCAATTTAGTGGCGTTGCGAGAATTGGCACTACGAGAAGTGGCGGATAATCTTGAAGAAATTGCTGAATCTCAAACCCCAAAAGATAAGTATTGTAGCGTTCACGAACGAGTCATGGTTTGTGTTTCAACCTATCCTCATTCTTCTCAATTATTACGCCGAGGCGCACGGTTAGCTTCTCAAATGCGGGCGCGTTTGTATGCGTTGTATGTCGCAAATCCTGACCGCTTTTTAACGAAAGATGAAGGTGTTTATTTGGAAATTTGCGAACAATATTGTCGAGAGTTTGGGGGTGAGTTTATTCGCGTGAATAGTACCAATATTCCGAAAGCGATCGCCGATACAGCCCACAGATATCATATTACGCAAGTGGTTGTCGGACAAACCCAGCGATCGCGTTGGGATTTATTTTTGCACAGTTCTCCCGTACAAAATTTGATGAAATATCTCCAGGATGTCGATATTCATATTATTGCTACGGACAAGGGTTGA
- a CDS encoding GTPase family protein, translating into MNEPQSRENFPQPTEEVTTSSEKESWKNRFTNVWNDATTRLSKLLPVDKAAQTVIGWFSVSEAEVAEILEAVRAKLPTTEAVLIGKPQAGKSSIVRGLTGVSEEIVGQGFRPHTKHTERYTYPSSDLPLLIFTDTVGLGDVKQETPAIIQELVGDLKQETRNAKILLLTVKISDFATDTLKQVAQKLRDSYPHIPCLLVVTCLHELYPPNVEDHREYPPDYEEVNRAFAAIKADFQDLCDRSVLIDFTLAEDGYNPVFYGLEALRDTLADLLPEAEARAIHQLLDEEVGKELGNLYRDVGRRYILAFAIASAALAAVPLPFATMPTLTALQVSMVGVLGKLYGQTLTPSQAGGVVSAIAGGFLAQAIGRELIKFVPGLGSAIAASWAAAYTIALGEGACVYFGDLMGGKKPDPEKIQSVMQEAFKNAKERFKGIKN; encoded by the coding sequence ATGAATGAACCACAATCTCGTGAAAATTTTCCCCAACCGACTGAGGAAGTAACCACATCATCGGAAAAAGAGTCTTGGAAAAATCGCTTTACGAATGTCTGGAATGATGCGACAACCCGCTTAAGCAAACTTTTACCTGTTGACAAAGCTGCCCAAACAGTGATTGGCTGGTTCAGCGTTAGCGAAGCTGAGGTAGCGGAGATTTTAGAGGCGGTGAGGGCGAAATTACCCACGACTGAAGCAGTTTTAATTGGTAAGCCTCAAGCGGGAAAAAGTTCGATTGTACGCGGATTGACGGGTGTTTCTGAGGAGATTGTCGGACAGGGTTTTCGTCCTCACACTAAGCATACTGAACGTTATACTTATCCTTCCAGCGATTTGCCATTGTTGATTTTTACCGATACGGTAGGACTCGGAGATGTTAAGCAAGAAACTCCGGCGATTATTCAAGAATTGGTGGGGGATCTTAAACAGGAAACTCGCAATGCGAAAATTTTGCTTCTTACGGTCAAAATTAGTGATTTTGCGACGGATACTTTGAAACAAGTTGCCCAAAAGTTGCGAGATTCTTATCCGCATATTCCTTGTTTATTGGTGGTGACTTGTTTGCATGAATTGTATCCTCCCAATGTCGAAGATCATCGGGAATATCCGCCAGATTATGAGGAAGTAAATCGAGCTTTTGCGGCAATTAAAGCAGATTTTCAAGATTTATGCGATCGCAGCGTCCTCATTGATTTTACTTTAGCAGAAGATGGCTATAATCCGGTATTTTATGGTTTGGAAGCCCTCAGAGATACTTTAGCCGATTTACTGCCAGAAGCGGAAGCCCGCGCTATTCATCAGTTATTAGATGAAGAAGTGGGTAAAGAATTGGGCAATTTATATCGAGATGTGGGGCGACGTTATATTTTAGCATTTGCGATCGCGTCGGCAGCTTTAGCCGCAGTTCCGTTACCTTTTGCAACTATGCCAACTTTGACGGCTTTGCAAGTATCGATGGTAGGAGTCTTAGGAAAGTTATACGGACAGACTTTAACACCATCTCAAGCGGGAGGAGTAGTTAGCGCGATCGCTGGAGGATTTTTAGCCCAAGCGATCGGACGAGAATTAATTAAATTTGTGCCAGGCTTGGGAAGCGCGATCGCTGCTTCTTGGGCTGCTGCTTATACAATTGCATTAGGTGAAGGTGCTTGCGTTTATTTCGGTGACTTAATGGGAGGTAAAAAACCCGATCCTGAAAAAATTCAATCTGTTATGCAAGAAGCCTTTAAAAACGCCAAAGAAAGATTTAAGGGAATTAAAAATTGA
- a CDS encoding DUF2231 domain-containing protein has product MDTTQVNEQQNTRPPYPNIPPILESRGDEYRDSGIVSTVAIAGHPIHPIIVTFPVGFLSGAAGSDLAYWLTGDLFWARASFWLVGVGLLSGILAAIIGMFDFTKIKRVRQRNAGWAHMYINITALVMTAINFGLRLGDLESVIVPTGLALSVVIATLLGIGGWFGGELTFRHKIGVVGPSNRE; this is encoded by the coding sequence ATGGATACTACCCAAGTAAATGAACAACAAAATACAAGACCACCTTACCCAAATATTCCGCCAATTTTGGAAAGTCGGGGTGACGAATATCGAGATAGTGGTATTGTAAGTACAGTAGCGATCGCCGGACATCCAATCCACCCAATTATTGTTACTTTTCCAGTTGGTTTTCTCAGTGGGGCGGCAGGCTCCGATCTTGCTTATTGGTTAACAGGCGACTTATTTTGGGCGCGGGCTTCATTTTGGCTAGTCGGAGTTGGTTTACTTAGCGGTATCCTAGCAGCAATTATTGGTATGTTTGATTTTACCAAAATTAAGCGCGTTCGCCAGCGTAACGCAGGTTGGGCGCATATGTATATTAATATTACTGCTTTAGTAATGACGGCAATCAATTTTGGCTTGCGACTTGGGGATCTCGAATCTGTTATCGTACCTACTGGATTAGCACTTTCGGTAGTGATTGCGACGCTATTAGGTATTGGTGGTTGGTTTGGCGGCGAGCTTACTTTCCGTCATAAAATAGGTGTAGTCGGTCCGAGTAATCGCGAGTAA